Proteins co-encoded in one Synechococcus elongatus PCC 6301 genomic window:
- a CDS encoding metal ABC transporter solute-binding protein, Zn/Mn family: MKITLGSAKALSLICATALLWGCQQPASRDRNQPKVVATTAVLCDLAQQIGSDSIDLTCLLQPDQDPHVYTPTPEDRRAVEEAQLVLYGGYDYEPSLIRIVQATQSAAPKLAVYEAAVPTPLLGGAHDHDHGEKAGDDHGHDHAEEKTAAATADADQTPDPHVWHDARNGIAIAQVVTQALSELQPAEASTYQQREQAIVAELQQIQAWIPQQIATIPANQRRLITTHDSFGYYARAYGLTESGAIAGLSTQEQPTPTRLTELVNSLRAAQVPTVFRETTSNPQLIGTVAQEAGVQVSAQPLYVEGPGGADSPAPSYQQMLIHNTCAIATGLGGRCQPPQRQS, translated from the coding sequence ATGAAGATTACGTTGGGTTCTGCTAAAGCACTGAGTCTGATCTGTGCGACAGCGCTGCTTTGGGGCTGTCAGCAGCCTGCTAGCCGCGATCGTAATCAGCCCAAGGTGGTGGCCACGACTGCCGTACTCTGCGACCTCGCGCAGCAAATTGGCAGCGACAGCATCGACCTCACCTGCTTGCTGCAACCTGATCAAGATCCCCACGTCTACACCCCCACACCTGAGGACCGGCGCGCAGTGGAAGAAGCGCAGCTGGTGCTCTACGGTGGCTACGACTATGAGCCATCCCTCATTCGCATTGTCCAGGCCACCCAGTCTGCGGCTCCCAAGCTGGCGGTCTACGAAGCTGCCGTGCCAACCCCTTTGTTGGGGGGAGCGCATGACCATGACCACGGCGAGAAAGCAGGCGACGATCACGGTCACGATCATGCAGAAGAGAAGACAGCAGCAGCCACTGCTGACGCCGATCAGACACCGGATCCCCACGTCTGGCACGATGCCCGCAATGGCATTGCGATCGCCCAAGTGGTCACCCAAGCCCTGAGTGAGCTCCAGCCCGCTGAAGCCAGCACCTATCAGCAACGGGAGCAAGCGATCGTGGCGGAACTCCAGCAAATTCAAGCCTGGATTCCCCAGCAAATTGCCACGATTCCCGCCAATCAACGGCGGCTGATTACCACTCACGATTCGTTTGGCTACTATGCCCGCGCCTATGGGCTGACAGAATCAGGGGCGATCGCTGGCCTCAGCACCCAAGAGCAACCGACACCGACGCGCCTGACGGAATTGGTCAATAGCCTGCGCGCTGCTCAAGTCCCGACTGTTTTCAGAGAGACCACTAGCAATCCCCAGTTGATTGGCACCGTCGCCCAGGAGGCCGGAGTACAGGTCTCTGCGCAACCGCTCTACGTGGAAGGCCCGGGTGGCGCTGATTCCCCCGCCCCCAGCTACCAGCAGATGCTGATCCACAACACCTGTGCGATCGCGACTGGCTTGGGCGGGCGTTGCCAACCGCCTCAGCGGCAGTCCTAG
- the pyrR gene encoding bifunctional pyr operon transcriptional regulator/uracil phosphoribosyltransferase PyrR → MSPSQIELLSADEQRRTLNRLASQIVESARQVDRLVLIGIHTRGVYLAEGLAQAIAQLEGQPIAWGSLDITFYRDDLDRIGARQPERSRIPQDLSGCTVVLVDDVIFTGRTIRAAMDALNDYGRPAIVRLAVLIDRGNRELPIQPDFVGKVVPTRRSERVEVYFQSVDGHEGVALIRPD, encoded by the coding sequence ATGAGCCCTTCTCAAATCGAATTGCTGTCTGCCGACGAGCAGCGCCGCACCCTCAATCGTCTCGCTTCGCAGATTGTTGAGAGTGCCCGACAGGTCGATCGCCTAGTCTTAATCGGGATTCATACCCGAGGCGTTTATCTGGCAGAAGGACTGGCGCAAGCGATCGCCCAGCTCGAAGGTCAGCCAATCGCCTGGGGCAGTTTGGACATCACCTTCTATCGCGATGACCTCGATCGCATCGGGGCTCGCCAACCGGAGCGCAGCCGCATCCCCCAGGACTTATCGGGTTGCACCGTGGTTCTGGTCGATGACGTGATCTTCACCGGTCGAACGATTCGCGCCGCCATGGATGCCTTGAATGACTACGGCCGCCCTGCGATCGTCCGCCTCGCAGTTCTGATCGATCGCGGCAATCGGGAACTACCGATCCAGCCCGATTTCGTCGGCAAGGTTGTGCCGACGCGGCGCAGTGAGCGGGTGGAAGTCTACTTCCAGTCCGTTGATGGTCACGAAGGGGTGGCACTGATCCGGCCCGACTGA
- a CDS encoding metal ABC transporter permease — MIVDSLTAPLTYDFFRRALLMGLIAGVIGPVVGSYLIVQRLGFLANVISHAVLPGLVIAQAIGLDISIGAFLSGLLSSGLLTWIQSQAVVKPDAAMNAILASFFALGMLLIPILGSRLNLEGFLFGDILSVSPTDLWRSGSIAVGVLLAIALCYRPLLYYSFDPVGAAAIGLPVRWLEFGLVTAMSLTIIAGMQAVGVILIIALISCPALAAYLLVRELHWMLVLSSVIGVASAWLGLYGSYYLNLPSGPAIALISFLAFLAAFLFSPSRGIWGRSRAKSKLS; from the coding sequence GTGATTGTTGACAGTCTGACTGCACCGCTGACCTACGACTTTTTTCGGCGGGCCTTACTGATGGGCTTGATCGCCGGCGTGATTGGGCCGGTGGTCGGGAGTTACTTGATCGTGCAGCGCCTTGGCTTTTTGGCGAATGTGATCTCCCATGCGGTGCTGCCGGGCTTGGTGATTGCCCAAGCGATCGGCCTCGACATTAGCATTGGCGCTTTCTTGTCAGGATTGCTCAGCTCGGGCCTGCTGACTTGGATTCAGAGTCAGGCTGTGGTTAAACCCGATGCGGCCATGAATGCAATTTTGGCGAGCTTTTTTGCCCTGGGAATGCTGCTAATTCCCATCCTCGGTAGCCGCTTGAATCTGGAAGGCTTTCTGTTTGGCGACATCCTCAGCGTCAGTCCCACGGATCTCTGGCGGAGTGGCAGCATTGCCGTGGGAGTGTTGCTGGCGATCGCGCTTTGCTATCGTCCTTTGCTCTACTACTCCTTTGATCCGGTGGGAGCAGCGGCGATCGGCTTGCCAGTACGCTGGCTGGAATTTGGCTTAGTCACGGCGATGAGTTTGACGATCATTGCAGGCATGCAGGCGGTGGGCGTCATTTTGATCATTGCCCTGATTTCCTGCCCGGCGCTAGCAGCCTACCTTTTGGTGCGAGAGCTGCACTGGATGCTGGTGCTCAGCAGTGTGATCGGTGTCGCCTCTGCTTGGCTGGGGCTGTATGGCAGCTACTATCTCAACCTGCCCTCGGGACCCGCGATCGCCCTGATCAGTTTCTTGGCATTTCTGGCAGCCTTTCTGTTTAGTCCGAGTCGTGGCATCTGGGGGCGATCGCGCGCTAAATCCAAACTGAGCTAA
- a CDS encoding metal ABC transporter ATP-binding protein, whose product MLEIQHLSVCYRQQRVLEDICLQVQAGEQLALIGPNGAGKSTLVRAILGLLTPYAGEVRWRGRPLRRGQRSIAYVPQRSQIDWQYPITVETVVRLGAEVRSWWGRSPQTGSRIAAALEQVQLTELRHRPLAELSGGQQQRVFLARAIAQGADLLLLNEPFTGIDHPTERLMQNLFQQFAQQGKTLIVCSHEWGDALQRYDRLILLNRRIICHDIPDRALTPQNLQQTFGARQPDAPPDRQWGFAC is encoded by the coding sequence ATGCTCGAGATCCAGCACCTCAGCGTTTGCTATCGCCAGCAGCGGGTCTTAGAAGATATTTGTCTACAGGTGCAGGCCGGTGAGCAGTTAGCTCTGATTGGGCCGAATGGTGCTGGGAAAAGTACGTTGGTGCGCGCCATTCTGGGGTTGCTGACACCCTATGCCGGAGAAGTGCGCTGGCGCGGTCGACCCTTGCGGCGGGGTCAGCGTTCGATCGCCTACGTGCCCCAGCGATCGCAGATTGATTGGCAGTATCCAATCACCGTGGAAACAGTGGTGCGACTGGGGGCTGAGGTTCGTTCTTGGTGGGGGCGATCGCCCCAAACAGGATCGCGGATCGCGGCGGCTCTCGAACAAGTTCAATTGACTGAGCTACGCCACCGGCCCTTGGCGGAACTGTCTGGGGGTCAGCAGCAGCGGGTATTTTTGGCGCGGGCGATCGCCCAAGGAGCCGATCTGCTGCTGCTAAATGAGCCCTTTACTGGCATCGATCACCCGACCGAGCGGCTGATGCAGAATCTATTCCAGCAGTTTGCCCAGCAGGGAAAAACCCTGATTGTCTGTAGCCATGAATGGGGCGACGCCCTCCAGCGCTACGATCGCCTGATCTTGCTGAACCGGCGGATCATCTGCCACGACATTCCCGATCGAGCCCTGACGCCGCAGAACTTGCAGCAAACCTTTGGTGCGCGCCAGCCTGATGCTCCCCCTGATCGACAATGGGGCTTTGCTTGCTAG